One genomic window of Brevundimonas vesicularis includes the following:
- a CDS encoding TonB-dependent receptor, with amino-acid sequence MSESRAAALRSLLFASSAASMLVAAPAIAADVTAEDGVVVTADQSQPANLGTIDVNGQFKKPAPVSPEFVAPLVDTPRAVTVIPQAIIEQTSASSLQDLLSNSPGITFGAGEGGQPLADRPFIRGQSSGNNIFVDGIRDTGGQQREVFNLEQVEVIKGPDAVYSGRGSGGGSINLASKSPKLNAFTNVSAGAGTDGYLRGTVDANLPLGETAALRINLMGAQGDVPGRDAVDYDKWGAAISLGAGLGTPSSMVFSYYHLTSDQMPDYGIPLFTKIQSRTTDSGVLDVPYDSFYGLKARDYLTNEVDTFTFKAEHRLNDFATIRNVSRYSQTLNDYIVTNPGDGGYVGRAADGTYWMKRGTKTRWNPVTTLANVTDVFGQFATGSIKHSYDVGVELSREHNRNASYSTYTTSGSACPTGLTTVSGTYPTATGASGAGDCTPVYNPNPDDAWTGVINRGPTSSNTTEAIGVYANDSITLTERLILNLGVRWDRYSVKGGNAVLGSPSSTAGVWNVTGYTAVPEQTWEFTNYQVGLVFKPTQNSSVYASWSTSSTPPTISAGDQNASGGTGTVNGVANTVLEPEDTESFEVGAKANVLNDRLALSAAAFHLTRKNALILVEPNIFRQEGEAEVNGFELGVSGSITPKWTVFGGYTYMDSELTKAAVVVSGTPPIAIVNPLQGLPLANTPKHSASLFTTYRVLPRLTVGGGVYYTSKSLGGNQGGAGGGNNRIYAPEWTRVDAFAAYDLTDRATLQLNVKNATDEEYIMRTNGVHHADVAAGRQAILALNLRF; translated from the coding sequence ATGTCCGAATCCCGCGCCGCCGCGCTCCGCTCGCTTCTGTTCGCCTCCAGCGCCGCTAGCATGCTGGTCGCCGCCCCCGCCATCGCCGCTGACGTGACCGCCGAGGACGGCGTGGTCGTCACGGCCGACCAGTCCCAGCCCGCCAATCTGGGCACGATCGACGTCAACGGTCAGTTCAAGAAGCCGGCCCCTGTCAGCCCCGAGTTCGTCGCGCCCCTGGTGGACACGCCGCGCGCCGTGACGGTCATCCCCCAGGCCATCATCGAACAGACCTCGGCCTCGTCCTTACAGGACCTGCTGTCCAACTCCCCCGGCATCACTTTCGGGGCAGGCGAGGGCGGTCAGCCCTTGGCCGATCGTCCCTTCATCCGGGGTCAGTCGTCGGGCAACAACATCTTCGTGGACGGCATTCGCGACACGGGCGGGCAGCAGCGCGAGGTCTTCAACCTGGAACAGGTCGAGGTCATCAAGGGGCCGGACGCCGTCTATTCGGGACGCGGCTCGGGCGGCGGCAGCATCAATCTGGCCTCCAAATCGCCCAAGCTGAACGCCTTCACCAATGTCAGCGCGGGCGCGGGCACCGACGGCTATCTGCGCGGCACGGTCGACGCGAACCTGCCACTGGGCGAGACCGCCGCCCTGCGCATCAACCTGATGGGCGCCCAGGGCGACGTGCCCGGCCGCGACGCCGTCGATTACGACAAATGGGGTGCGGCCATCAGCCTGGGCGCCGGCCTGGGCACGCCGTCGTCGATGGTCTTCAGCTACTACCACCTGACCAGCGACCAGATGCCCGACTACGGCATTCCGCTGTTCACCAAGATCCAGTCGCGCACGACCGACAGCGGCGTTCTGGATGTGCCCTACGACAGCTTCTATGGGCTGAAGGCGCGCGACTACCTGACCAATGAGGTGGATACCTTCACCTTCAAGGCCGAGCATCGCCTCAACGATTTCGCCACGATCCGCAACGTCAGCCGCTATTCGCAGACGCTGAACGACTACATCGTCACCAACCCCGGCGACGGCGGCTATGTTGGACGGGCGGCGGACGGGACCTACTGGATGAAGCGGGGCACCAAGACCCGTTGGAACCCGGTCACCACCTTGGCCAATGTGACGGATGTCTTCGGCCAGTTCGCCACCGGTTCGATCAAGCACAGCTATGACGTCGGCGTGGAGCTGTCGCGCGAGCACAACAGGAACGCCTCCTATTCGACCTACACCACCTCGGGCTCGGCTTGTCCGACCGGTCTGACGACGGTGTCGGGAACCTATCCGACCGCCACAGGCGCTTCGGGCGCCGGCGACTGCACCCCGGTCTATAACCCAAACCCCGATGACGCTTGGACCGGCGTGATCAATCGCGGCCCCACCAGCTCCAACACGACCGAGGCCATCGGCGTCTATGCGAACGACAGCATCACCCTGACCGAGCGACTGATCCTGAACCTGGGCGTTCGCTGGGACCGATATTCGGTCAAGGGGGGCAATGCCGTTTTGGGTTCGCCTTCGTCCACGGCTGGCGTCTGGAATGTCACGGGCTATACGGCCGTTCCGGAACAGACCTGGGAGTTCACCAACTATCAGGTCGGTCTGGTGTTCAAGCCGACGCAGAACAGCAGCGTCTATGCGTCCTGGTCGACCTCTTCGACGCCGCCGACCATTTCGGCGGGCGACCAGAACGCCTCGGGCGGTACGGGCACGGTCAATGGCGTCGCCAACACCGTTCTGGAGCCGGAAGACACCGAAAGCTTCGAGGTCGGCGCCAAGGCCAATGTCTTGAACGACCGTCTCGCCCTGTCGGCGGCCGCCTTCCATCTGACCCGCAAGAACGCCCTGATCCTGGTTGAGCCCAACATCTTCCGTCAGGAAGGCGAGGCCGAGGTCAACGGGTTCGAGCTGGGCGTGTCGGGCAGCATCACGCCGAAGTGGACCGTGTTCGGCGGCTATACCTACATGGACTCCGAACTGACCAAGGCGGCCGTGGTCGTGTCGGGCACGCCGCCGATCGCCATCGTCAATCCGCTGCAAGGCCTGCCGCTGGCCAACACGCCCAAGCACAGCGCCAGCCTGTTCACCACCTATCGTGTTCTGCCCCGGCTGACGGTCGGCGGCGGCGTCTACTACACGTCCAAATCTCTGGGCGGGAACCAGGGCGGCGCGGGCGGCGGGAACAACCGCATCTATGCGCCCGAATGGACCCGCGTGGACGCCTTCGCCGCCTATGATCTGACGGATCGCGCGACGCTTCAGCTGAACGTCAAGAATGCGACGGACGAGGAATACATCATGCGCACCAATGGCGTTCACCACGCCGACGTGGCCGCAGGTCGCCAGGCTATCCTTGCGCTGAACCTGCGCTTCTAA
- a CDS encoding Fe2+-dependent dioxygenase translates to MLLQIPEVFSKAEVAALRARLDAGPWADGNATSGHQSATAKKNLQLPEESDVAKEVSALVVQALNANPMFVAAALPHTIFPPLFNRYEGGGEFGLHVDNAIRQSRTGGAMRIRSDLSATLFLSEPEDYDGGELIIEEMYGSQAIKLPAGDLVLYPSKSLHRVTPVTRGARVSSFMWMQSLVRDDSDRETLFRLDIATQRVATERGPKDQAVIELTGVYHNLLRRWTEL, encoded by the coding sequence GTGCTGCTGCAGATTCCGGAAGTCTTCTCCAAGGCCGAGGTCGCGGCTCTGCGTGCGCGGCTGGACGCCGGGCCGTGGGCGGACGGCAACGCCACCTCGGGCCATCAATCGGCGACGGCGAAGAAGAACCTTCAACTGCCCGAAGAGTCGGATGTAGCGAAAGAGGTCTCGGCACTTGTAGTCCAGGCGCTGAACGCCAATCCGATGTTCGTGGCGGCGGCCCTGCCGCACACGATCTTTCCGCCTCTATTCAATCGGTACGAGGGCGGGGGTGAGTTCGGCCTGCACGTCGACAACGCCATCCGCCAGTCCCGCACCGGCGGGGCGATGCGCATTCGCAGCGACCTGTCGGCGACCTTGTTCCTGTCCGAGCCCGAGGACTACGACGGCGGCGAGCTGATCATCGAGGAGATGTACGGGTCGCAGGCGATCAAGCTGCCGGCTGGCGATCTGGTCCTCTATCCGTCCAAGAGCCTGCACCGGGTCACGCCGGTGACGCGTGGGGCGCGGGTGTCGTCCTTCATGTGGATGCAGAGCCTAGTCCGCGATGACTCCGATCGCGAGACCCTGTTCCGTCTGGACATCGCCACCCAGCGCGTGGCGACCGAGAGGGGACCGAAGGATCAGGCGGTGATCGAACTGACCGGCGTCTATCACAATCTGCTGCGGCGCTGGACCGAGCTCTGA
- a CDS encoding PepSY-associated TM helix domain-containing protein has protein sequence MTELATQRQAETAAKGPKPKAALNGARSFWLKQLHSWHWISAAVSLVGMILFAVTGITLNHAASIPGDPVTVEQTATLPAPLLQRLASFPQETTDPVPDAVARWASETLKVEIAGKPTETTAEEVYVALAMPGGDGWVTIDRSTGETLHEKTTRGWIAYLNDLHKGRNAGVVWFWFIDVFAAACVIFALTGLGLMVLHAKGRPSTWPLAALGLLIPVVIALIFIH, from the coding sequence GTGACCGAACTCGCCACACAGCGTCAGGCCGAAACCGCAGCCAAGGGCCCCAAACCCAAGGCGGCGCTGAACGGCGCGCGGTCGTTCTGGCTGAAACAGCTGCATAGCTGGCACTGGATTTCGGCGGCGGTCAGTCTGGTCGGCATGATCCTGTTCGCGGTCACCGGCATCACCCTGAACCATGCGGCCTCGATCCCCGGCGATCCGGTGACGGTCGAACAGACTGCGACCCTGCCGGCGCCCCTGCTGCAGCGGCTGGCCAGCTTCCCGCAGGAGACGACCGATCCCGTCCCCGACGCGGTCGCCCGCTGGGCGTCCGAAACGCTGAAGGTCGAGATCGCCGGCAAGCCGACCGAGACGACGGCGGAAGAGGTCTATGTCGCCCTGGCCATGCCCGGCGGCGACGGCTGGGTCACCATCGACCGTTCGACCGGCGAGACGCTGCACGAGAAGACGACGCGCGGCTGGATCGCCTACCTCAACGACCTGCACAAGGGCCGCAACGCCGGCGTGGTCTGGTTCTGGTTCATCGACGTCTTCGCGGCGGCCTGCGTCATCTTCGCCCTGACGGGGCTGGGTCTGATGGTCCTGCACGCCAAGGGTCGGCCCTCGACCTGGCCGCTGGCGGCGCTGGGCCTGCTGATCCCCGTCGTCATCGCCCTGATCTTCATTCACTGA
- a CDS encoding DUF2271 domain-containing protein — protein MRLLPVVITTVGLAAAAAPAMAADLTVSVEIPRLNTASYHRPYVAVWIEKPDQSAERTLAVWYQQTRNNEGDGKDWLKDLRTWWRKGGRAMTLPADGVSGATRAPGRQTVTVPAARLRNLQPGQYNIVVEAARELGGREVVRVPFRWGAANTGAGTGSTELGAVRVAVSR, from the coding sequence ATGCGCCTTCTTCCCGTCGTCATCACCACCGTCGGCCTGGCCGCCGCCGCTGCGCCCGCCATGGCCGCCGACCTGACGGTGTCGGTCGAAATCCCCCGGCTCAACACCGCGTCCTATCATCGCCCTTATGTCGCCGTGTGGATCGAGAAGCCGGATCAGTCCGCCGAACGCACCCTGGCCGTCTGGTATCAGCAGACACGCAATAACGAGGGCGACGGCAAGGACTGGCTGAAGGATCTGCGCACCTGGTGGCGCAAGGGCGGTCGGGCCATGACGCTGCCGGCCGACGGCGTGTCCGGCGCCACGCGCGCGCCAGGTCGCCAGACCGTCACCGTACCCGCCGCCCGCCTGCGCAACCTTCAGCCCGGCCAATACAACATCGTCGTCGAGGCGGCCCGCGAACTGGGCGGGCGCGAGGTCGTGCGCGTGCCCTTCCGCTGGGGCGCGGCCAACACCGGCGCCGGAACCGGCTCCACCGAACTGGGCGCCGTGCGCGTCGCCGTCTCTCGCTAA
- a CDS encoding DUF4198 domain-containing protein, whose translation MKKTIALLTLAAALAAPMAAQAHRAWLAPTATTLSGTDAWVGFDAGMSNQVFNPDHAAMRLTGLTITAPDGSAVQPENTMQGRYRSTFDAHLTQNGTYKIANVMNGVMASYTLNGEQKRWRGAASDYPAGLPEGATNVQATRTASRIETFVTLNNPTDTVFKTTGEGLELVPVTHPNDLVVGEPATFKLLNNGQPAADIDVTVARGGLRYRDNPEESTLKTNAEGAFTITWPEAGMYWLNASVRTEGQGETLGSNASYVAAMEVLP comes from the coding sequence ATGAAGAAGACGATCGCCCTGCTGACGCTGGCCGCAGCGCTGGCCGCCCCCATGGCCGCCCAGGCCCACCGCGCCTGGCTGGCGCCGACCGCCACGACCCTGTCGGGCACGGACGCCTGGGTCGGATTCGACGCCGGCATGTCGAACCAGGTGTTCAACCCCGACCACGCCGCCATGCGCCTGACCGGCCTGACCATCACCGCGCCGGACGGCTCGGCGGTCCAGCCCGAGAACACCATGCAGGGCCGCTATCGCTCGACCTTCGACGCCCATCTGACCCAGAACGGCACCTACAAGATCGCCAACGTCATGAACGGCGTCATGGCCAGCTACACCCTGAACGGCGAACAAAAGCGCTGGCGCGGCGCGGCCTCGGACTACCCGGCGGGCCTTCCCGAGGGCGCGACCAATGTTCAGGCGACCCGCACCGCCAGCCGCATCGAGACCTTCGTCACCCTGAACAACCCCACCGACACCGTCTTCAAGACGACCGGCGAGGGGCTTGAGCTGGTTCCCGTCACCCACCCGAACGACCTGGTCGTGGGCGAACCCGCCACCTTCAAACTGCTGAACAACGGCCAGCCGGCGGCTGACATCGACGTCACCGTGGCGCGCGGCGGACTGCGCTATCGCGACAACCCCGAAGAATCGACGCTCAAGACCAACGCCGAGGGCGCCTTCACCATCACCTGGCCGGAAGCGGGCATGTACTGGCTGAACGCCTCGGTCCGCACCGAAGGCCAAGGCGAAACGCTGGGTTCCAACGCCAGCTATGTGGCGGCGATGGAAGTCCTGCCCTAA
- a CDS encoding FAD:protein FMN transferase: protein MSDIPPSRGSRAAPPTVNIGDAAPLGDRVDNRVLVPAIEGAPPRPPSDLIRSLGGETMGTTWSARIIAPPGVGEADLQAAIEEELATVVGLFSPWEPTSEISRFNTAPAGVWAVSQPFWDLLDAAMTLGDETNGAVDPTLGALVDLWGFGPPGPRSALLPVPAEDEIAAAAAVSGWQKLRLNGDARAVMQMGGMRLDFSGIAKGHAVDRVSDRLMAMGATSHLIEIGGELKGRGVKPDAQPWWVEIERVEGSPAPHTVAALFDLAVATSGDYRRAFRHDGRLYPHTIDGSTGRPVSNNLSSVTVLHPSAMMADAYATALTVMGPFEGPDYAEAVGLMAHFVERTERGPVERMSPAFAALLDDDGDRPG, encoded by the coding sequence ATGTCCGACATTCCCCCTTCGCGCGGTTCACGCGCCGCCCCGCCAACGGTCAACATCGGCGACGCCGCCCCTCTGGGCGACCGCGTCGACAACCGCGTCCTCGTGCCTGCGATCGAAGGCGCGCCCCCTCGTCCGCCCAGCGACCTGATCCGTTCGCTGGGCGGCGAGACCATGGGCACGACCTGGAGCGCGCGCATCATCGCCCCACCAGGCGTGGGCGAGGCCGACCTCCAGGCGGCGATCGAAGAGGAATTAGCGACCGTCGTCGGCCTGTTCAGCCCGTGGGAGCCGACCAGCGAAATCAGCCGCTTCAACACCGCGCCCGCCGGCGTCTGGGCGGTGTCCCAGCCGTTCTGGGATCTGCTGGATGCGGCGATGACCCTGGGCGACGAAACCAACGGGGCGGTCGATCCGACCCTGGGCGCCTTGGTCGATCTGTGGGGCTTCGGCCCGCCCGGACCACGTTCGGCCTTGTTGCCCGTCCCGGCCGAAGATGAGATCGCGGCGGCTGCGGCCGTGTCGGGATGGCAGAAGCTGCGGCTGAACGGCGACGCGCGGGCGGTGATGCAGATGGGCGGGATGAGGCTGGACTTCTCCGGCATCGCCAAGGGTCATGCGGTGGACCGCGTGTCCGACCGGCTGATGGCCATGGGCGCGACCTCGCACCTGATCGAGATCGGCGGCGAGTTGAAAGGGCGCGGCGTCAAGCCGGACGCTCAGCCGTGGTGGGTCGAGATCGAGCGGGTCGAGGGTTCGCCTGCGCCCCACACCGTGGCGGCCCTGTTCGATCTCGCCGTGGCGACCAGCGGCGACTATCGTCGCGCGTTCCGCCACGACGGGCGTCTTTACCCCCACACCATCGACGGATCGACCGGGCGGCCGGTCAGCAATAATCTGAGTTCGGTCACCGTCCTGCACCCCTCGGCCATGATGGCCGACGCCTACGCCACGGCTCTGACGGTCATGGGGCCGTTCGAGGGGCCGGACTACGCCGAGGCCGTCGGCCTGATGGCCCATTTCGTCGAACGCACCGAGCGCGGTCCGGTCGAGCGGATGTCGCCGGCCTTCGCCGCCTTGCTTGACGACGACGGAGATCGTCCGGGGTGA
- a CDS encoding sulfite reductase subunit alpha: MTADPQRWLWAVGALALWLALIAVIVWRERKARAAAHARSDALAGAGEGRPLLIAFASQTGFAEELAWMTARALSDGGVGARVLSFADLDVQTLKAADRALLIVSTTGEGDPPDSAARFVRKVMGEATNLSELRFGLLALGDRSYDHFCGFGHAVDGWLRRAGAEPLFDIVEVDNGEAGALRRWQHQLNQITGSVTAPDWTPPAYDPWRLVERTLVNPGSPGGEAWHLAFEAVGATPDWSAGDIAEVGLPERDGVTPGSREYSIASLPSDGRVEFLIRLMRHPDGAPGLASGWLTQDLSLGDQAGMRLRANRSFHGPADETPMVLIGNGTGIAGLRAHLKARAAEGGAWLLFGERTQAHDAFFDAELQAWLASGVLRRLDRSFSRDAGDGRYVQDLVAAAADELRAWVARGAAIYVCGSLEGMSQGVHAALESALGADVVLTMLEDGRYRRDVY; the protein is encoded by the coding sequence GTGACAGCCGATCCGCAGCGCTGGCTGTGGGCGGTCGGGGCCTTGGCGCTTTGGCTGGCCCTGATCGCCGTCATCGTCTGGCGCGAACGCAAGGCCAGGGCGGCGGCCCACGCGCGGTCTGATGCTCTGGCGGGCGCGGGCGAGGGACGGCCGCTGCTGATCGCCTTCGCCAGCCAGACGGGCTTCGCCGAGGAACTGGCGTGGATGACGGCGCGCGCCTTAAGCGACGGCGGCGTGGGCGCGCGGGTGCTGTCCTTCGCCGATCTGGATGTGCAGACCCTGAAGGCGGCGGACCGCGCATTGCTGATCGTCTCCACGACCGGCGAGGGCGATCCGCCCGACAGCGCCGCTCGGTTCGTGCGTAAGGTCATGGGCGAGGCGACGAATCTGTCGGAACTGCGTTTCGGTCTGCTGGCGCTGGGCGATCGCAGCTACGATCATTTCTGCGGCTTCGGCCACGCGGTGGACGGCTGGCTGCGACGCGCGGGCGCCGAGCCGCTGTTCGACATTGTCGAGGTCGACAACGGCGAGGCCGGCGCCCTTCGCCGCTGGCAGCACCAGTTGAACCAGATCACCGGCAGCGTGACCGCCCCCGACTGGACCCCGCCCGCCTACGACCCCTGGCGGCTGGTCGAACGCACCCTCGTCAATCCGGGCAGTCCCGGCGGAGAGGCCTGGCATCTGGCGTTCGAGGCCGTGGGCGCGACGCCCGACTGGTCCGCCGGCGACATCGCCGAGGTCGGCCTGCCGGAACGCGACGGCGTCACGCCCGGCTCGCGCGAATATTCCATCGCCTCTCTGCCGTCGGACGGCCGGGTCGAGTTCCTGATCCGCCTGATGCGCCACCCCGACGGCGCCCCGGGTCTGGCGTCGGGATGGCTGACGCAGGATCTTTCGCTGGGCGATCAGGCTGGAATGCGCCTGCGCGCGAACCGCAGCTTCCACGGCCCGGCGGACGAGACGCCGATGGTCCTGATCGGCAACGGCACGGGCATCGCCGGTTTGCGCGCGCATCTGAAAGCGCGGGCGGCGGAGGGCGGGGCCTGGCTGCTGTTCGGAGAACGCACGCAAGCGCATGACGCCTTCTTCGATGCGGAGTTGCAGGCCTGGCTGGCGTCGGGCGTGCTGCGGCGGCTGGATCGGAGCTTCTCGCGCGACGCCGGCGACGGCCGATATGTGCAGGACCTGGTCGCGGCTGCAGCCGACGAACTGCGTGCCTGGGTCGCGCGCGGCGCGGCGATCTACGTCTGCGGCAGTCTGGAAGGCATGTCGCAAGGCGTGCATGCCGCGCTGGAAAGCGCGCTGGGCGCGGACGTGGTGCTGACCATGCTGGAAGACGGCCGCTACCGCCGCGACGTGTACTGA
- a CDS encoding glutamate ligase domain-containing protein: MNQDASYFFCGIGGSGMLPLAMIVQARGAVIEGSDRALDQGRTPEKFDWLRAHGVNLHPQDGSGVTRADQTVIATGAIEETVPDIGAARRAGATIKTRPELLSELFNAAPTSVGVAGTSGKSTITGMIAWILHQTGREPTVMNGAVMKNFADADHPFASALIGGPDLFVSEVDESDGSIARYDPTVAVVSNISLDHKSMEELRDLFGGFTARATTAVLNLDNPETAALAQTLPAGKAITFGLGEEKADLSGHDLQPLPTGMRFRLIEGWSEHDVVLNVPGAHNVANALAALAATRALGVPTAKAVKALETFAGIRRRMEVVGTAGNITVIDDFAHNPDKIAATLKTLHAFDGRLLILFQPHGFGPLKLMKSEFIDGFAGLMREDDVLLMPEPVYYGGTTDRSVGSEDIASGVRAAGRQAEALATRADCGDRIVEIAKPGDRIIVMGARDDTLSTFAAELLGRLGR; this comes from the coding sequence ATGAACCAAGACGCCTCCTATTTCTTCTGCGGCATCGGCGGGTCGGGCATGCTGCCCCTGGCCATGATCGTCCAGGCGCGCGGCGCCGTGATCGAAGGGTCGGACCGGGCGCTGGACCAGGGCCGTACGCCCGAGAAGTTCGACTGGCTGCGCGCCCACGGCGTGAACCTGCACCCCCAGGACGGATCGGGCGTGACCCGCGCGGATCAGACCGTCATCGCCACCGGCGCCATCGAGGAGACGGTGCCCGACATCGGCGCGGCCAGGCGCGCGGGCGCGACGATCAAGACCCGGCCCGAACTGCTCAGCGAACTCTTCAACGCCGCCCCAACCTCGGTCGGGGTCGCGGGCACCAGCGGCAAGTCCACCATCACCGGCATGATCGCCTGGATCCTGCATCAGACGGGCCGCGAGCCGACCGTCATGAACGGGGCGGTGATGAAAAACTTCGCCGACGCCGACCATCCGTTCGCCAGCGCCCTGATCGGCGGGCCGGACCTGTTCGTGTCGGAGGTGGACGAGAGCGACGGCTCGATCGCCCGCTACGATCCAACGGTGGCGGTGGTGTCCAACATCTCGCTGGATCACAAGTCGATGGAGGAGCTGCGCGACCTGTTCGGGGGCTTCACCGCGCGGGCGACGACGGCCGTGCTGAACCTGGACAATCCCGAGACGGCGGCCCTGGCCCAGACCTTGCCGGCTGGGAAAGCGATCACCTTCGGCCTGGGCGAAGAGAAGGCCGACCTGTCCGGCCATGATCTTCAGCCGCTGCCGACGGGCATGCGGTTCCGGCTGATCGAGGGCTGGAGCGAACACGACGTGGTTCTGAACGTGCCCGGCGCCCACAATGTCGCCAACGCCCTGGCCGCGCTGGCGGCGACGCGAGCGCTGGGCGTGCCGACGGCCAAGGCGGTCAAGGCGTTGGAGACCTTCGCCGGCATCCGTCGCCGTATGGAAGTCGTCGGGACCGCCGGCAACATCACCGTCATCGACGACTTCGCCCATAACCCGGACAAGATCGCGGCCACGCTGAAGACTCTGCACGCCTTCGACGGCCGGCTGCTGATCCTGTTTCAGCCGCATGGGTTCGGCCCGCTGAAGCTGATGAAGTCGGAGTTCATCGACGGTTTCGCCGGCCTGATGCGCGAGGACGACGTGCTGCTGATGCCCGAGCCGGTCTATTACGGCGGCACCACCGACCGCAGCGTGGGATCGGAAGACATCGCCTCCGGCGTCCGCGCCGCCGGCCGTCAGGCTGAGGCGCTGGCGACGCGCGCCGATTGCGGTGACCGGATCGTCGAGATCGCCAAGCCGGGCGACCGGATCATCGTCATGGGCGCGCGCGACGACACCCTGTCGACCTTCGCGGCGGAACTGTTGGGGCGTCTAGGCCGGTAG
- a CDS encoding LD-carboxypeptidase, which yields MDTNSFKIGVVCASSRFAKERAEAVEAWMAQNHPDRDVAVVFHPACFLKHGHFAGDDRARADAFVEFANDPRIDAIWFARGGYGSCRIADAVIPRLDAVARKKRYMGYSDAGSLLAGMYKAGFQHLAHGPMASDSVRDDATARGALSWLTTERTDWIEPSLATDPRPAVAFNLTILNELTGTPLEPDLSDHVLMLEEVSEAAYRIDRMMFHLTSQASIRRVAGIRLGRVSDITPNDPDFGQTPEEIVRYWCLRSGIPFLGSADIGHDAANKVVPFGRP from the coding sequence GTGGATACCAACAGCTTCAAGATCGGCGTCGTCTGCGCCAGCTCGCGCTTTGCGAAAGAGCGCGCCGAGGCGGTCGAGGCCTGGATGGCGCAGAACCACCCCGACCGCGATGTGGCGGTCGTCTTCCACCCCGCCTGTTTTCTGAAACACGGCCATTTCGCCGGCGACGACCGGGCGCGCGCCGACGCCTTCGTGGAGTTCGCCAACGATCCCCGCATCGACGCCATCTGGTTTGCGCGCGGCGGATACGGTTCGTGCCGCATCGCCGACGCGGTGATCCCGCGCCTGGACGCTGTCGCCCGCAAGAAGCGCTACATGGGTTATTCCGATGCCGGCAGCCTGCTGGCCGGGATGTACAAGGCCGGGTTCCAGCATCTGGCGCACGGACCGATGGCCTCGGACTCGGTGCGCGACGACGCGACCGCGCGCGGCGCCCTGTCCTGGCTGACCACCGAACGCACCGACTGGATCGAGCCGTCGCTGGCGACCGATCCGCGCCCGGCCGTCGCCTTCAACCTAACCATCCTGAACGAACTGACCGGCACGCCGCTTGAGCCCGATCTATCCGACCACGTCCTGATGTTGGAGGAGGTATCCGAGGCCGCCTACCGGATCGACCGAATGATGTTTCACTTGACCAGCCAGGCCAGCATCCGACGAGTGGCCGGGATTCGCCTGGGACGGGTCTCTGACATCACGCCAAACGATCCCGACTTTGGTCAGACTCCGGAGGAAATCGTTCGATACTGGTGCCTGCGTTCGGGCATACCCTTTCTGGGCAGCGCCGATATCGGGCATGACGCCGCCAACAAGGTCGTCCCCTTCGGTCGCCCGTAA